One Antarctobacter heliothermus DNA segment encodes these proteins:
- a CDS encoding RidA family protein, which produces MSQSNVLPEPIGTEYQYLMAARHGRVLLLASQIPKTDPRTIFAAGRCGEDIDMVTACESARLAAGQVLAWLEAERLPDETVDRVLRLQVYVAVAEGGFDISSVADAASETIIARLGPSGRHPRTVLGVSRLPRNAPVMLEATIAMSAVPGVT; this is translated from the coding sequence ATGAGTCAGAGCAATGTCCTGCCGGAACCTATCGGGACCGAGTATCAATATCTGATGGCGGCACGTCACGGTCGTGTTTTGCTGCTGGCCAGCCAGATCCCCAAGACCGACCCAAGAACCATCTTCGCAGCCGGTCGGTGCGGCGAAGACATCGACATGGTCACTGCCTGCGAAAGCGCGCGCCTTGCCGCCGGGCAGGTCCTTGCGTGGCTAGAGGCCGAACGCCTGCCCGATGAGACCGTGGACCGCGTCCTGCGCTTGCAGGTCTATGTCGCGGTCGCGGAAGGAGGCTTTGACATTTCAAGCGTCGCCGATGCTGCATCGGAGACGATTATTGCAAGGCTCGGCCCATCTGGTCGCCACCCCAGAACAGTCCTTGGGGTCAGTCGTTTGCCGCGAAATGCCCCTGTCATGCTGGAGGCGACAATCGCCATGAGCGCCGTTCCGGGGGTTACCTAG